Proteins encoded in a region of the Pseudomonas denitrificans (nom. rej.) genome:
- a CDS encoding tryptophan--tRNA ligase, with the protein MRPTGRLHLGHYHGVLQSWVKLQHEYECYFSIVDWHALTTEYDETASIRQHVRDMAIDWLAVGVSPSAATMFIQSQVPEHAELNLLLSMICPLSWLERVPTYKELQEKLVHKDLSTFGFLGYPLLQAADILIYRAGLVPVGSDQFAHVEFTREIARRFNHLYGGEVDFEDRAQTAIARLGKKTGKLYSSLRRAWQEQGDAEALETARALLMEQQSLTLGDRDRLFGYLEGTSRMLLPEPQTLTSHAPKMPGLDGQKMSKSHHNTIALRDSPAVVEEKIARMPTDPARVHRRDPGDPERCPVWQWHLIYSDESCRQWVQEGCRSAGIGCLDCKRPVIESILHELAPIQERALDYEDNPELVRSILAEGAERAREAARETLVEVRHAMGLSYR; encoded by the coding sequence ATGCGCCCCACCGGGCGCCTGCACCTGGGGCATTACCACGGTGTGCTGCAGAGCTGGGTGAAACTGCAGCACGAGTACGAATGCTACTTCTCCATCGTCGACTGGCATGCGCTGACCACCGAGTACGACGAGACCGCCAGCATCCGCCAGCACGTGCGCGACATGGCCATCGACTGGCTGGCAGTGGGCGTCAGCCCCAGCGCCGCGACTATGTTCATCCAGTCCCAGGTGCCCGAGCACGCCGAGCTGAACCTGCTGCTGTCGATGATCTGCCCGCTGTCCTGGCTGGAACGTGTGCCGACCTACAAGGAGCTGCAGGAAAAGCTGGTCCACAAGGACCTCTCCACCTTCGGCTTCCTCGGCTACCCGCTGTTGCAGGCCGCTGACATCCTGATCTACCGCGCCGGCCTGGTGCCGGTGGGCTCGGATCAGTTTGCCCACGTCGAGTTCACCCGCGAGATCGCCCGCCGCTTCAACCATCTTTATGGCGGCGAGGTGGACTTCGAAGACCGCGCCCAGACTGCCATCGCTCGCCTGGGCAAGAAGACCGGCAAGCTCTACAGCAGCCTGCGCCGCGCCTGGCAGGAACAGGGTGACGCCGAGGCGCTGGAGACCGCCCGTGCGCTGCTCATGGAGCAGCAGAGCCTGACCCTGGGCGACCGTGACCGGCTGTTCGGTTACCTCGAAGGCACCAGTCGCATGCTGCTGCCCGAGCCGCAGACCCTCACCAGCCACGCGCCGAAGATGCCGGGGCTGGACGGGCAGAAGATGTCCAAGTCGCACCACAACACCATTGCCCTGCGCGACAGCCCGGCGGTGGTCGAGGAAAAGATCGCGCGCATGCCCACCGACCCCGCGCGCGTGCACCGCCGCGATCCGGGCGACCCGGAGCGCTGCCCGGTATGGCAGTGGCACCTGATCTACTCCGACGAGAGTTGCCGCCAGTGGGTGCAGGAAGGTTGCCGCAGCGCCGGGATCGGCTGCCTGGACTGCAAGCGGCCGGTGATCGAGTCGATCCTCCACGAACTGGCGCCGATCCAGGAGCGCGCGCTGGACTACGAGGACAATCCCGAACTGGTGCGCAGCATCCTCGCCGAAGGCGCCGAGCGCGCCCGCGAGGCCGCGCGGGAGACGCTGGTGGAAGTGCGGCATGCGATGGGGCTGTCCTACCGCTGA
- the scpB gene encoding SMC-Scp complex subunit ScpB, which produces MNLSDPQELATLLEGILLAAGKPMSLERLGELFEEAERPEPQQFRDALAVLSLSCSGRAFELKEVATGYRLQVREKFASWVGRLWEERPQRYSRALLETLALIAYRQPITRGEIEEIRGVAVNTQIVKTLMEREWIRIVGYREVPGRPAMLATTRTFLDYFNLKSLEDLPPLAELKLMEPEPQPILEDMAPVASLPSPEEYDEDYVPPSLQALADQAVRDAGEEPEPAPPEEPKEETSFRSLLAELDEMEQGLKTDFDDLIDRPPSDDEDTGVDADFSGVHALPEVEPQDEAQANVPPETQGQPEAAAEPEAPVPPPAPAPSAPAEDEWDEERALREAMLEEMEFNARNRDH; this is translated from the coding sequence ATGAATCTCTCCGACCCGCAAGAACTGGCGACCCTGCTCGAAGGCATCCTCCTGGCTGCCGGCAAGCCCATGTCGCTGGAGCGCCTCGGCGAGCTGTTCGAAGAGGCGGAGCGCCCCGAGCCGCAGCAGTTCCGCGATGCGCTGGCGGTACTGAGCCTGTCCTGTTCCGGGCGGGCCTTCGAGCTGAAGGAAGTCGCCACCGGTTACCGCCTGCAGGTGCGCGAGAAGTTCGCCTCGTGGGTCGGCCGGCTCTGGGAGGAACGTCCGCAGCGCTACTCCCGTGCGCTGCTGGAGACCCTGGCGCTGATCGCCTATCGCCAGCCCATCACCCGGGGCGAGATCGAGGAAATCCGTGGCGTTGCGGTGAACACCCAGATCGTCAAGACGCTGATGGAGCGCGAGTGGATCCGCATCGTCGGCTACCGCGAAGTCCCCGGTCGCCCGGCGATGCTCGCCACCACCCGCACTTTCCTCGACTACTTCAACCTCAAGAGCCTGGAAGACCTGCCGCCGCTGGCCGAGCTGAAATTGATGGAGCCCGAGCCGCAGCCGATCCTCGAGGACATGGCGCCAGTGGCGAGCCTGCCGAGCCCCGAGGAATACGACGAGGACTACGTGCCGCCGTCGCTGCAGGCCCTGGCCGACCAGGCCGTGCGCGATGCCGGCGAGGAGCCGGAGCCCGCGCCGCCGGAGGAGCCGAAGGAGGAGACCAGCTTCCGCAGCCTGCTTGCCGAGCTGGACGAGATGGAACAGGGCCTGAAGACCGACTTCGACGACCTGATCGACCGTCCGCCGAGCGACGACGAAGACACCGGCGTGGATGCCGACTTCAGCGGCGTGCACGCGCTGCCGGAGGTCGAGCCGCAGGACGAAGCCCAAGCGAATGTCCCGCCCGAAACACAAGGCCAGCCCGAAGCGGCAGCCGAGCCTGAAGCGCCCGTGCCGCCGCCGGCCCCCGCGCCGTCCGCGCCCGCGGAAGACGAATGGGACGAAGAGCGCGCCCTGCGCGAAGCCATGCTCGAGGAAATGGAGTTCAACGCGCGCAATCGCGACCATTGA